The region GAGCTGGAAAGTTAACAATGTGGGGCCCTATCCTGGTGCTGTACCACCTTCTACCTTTATGTACACAGCACCAGGGTGCATCTCCAGCTGCCTGCACACTCACTTGTTGGGGGCGCCCTTGCTCACACCCCCAGAAAAGCTGTCTGTTCTAGGCCAGTGGCTAGGTTGTCAGGTTAGGGATTTAGGGCTGGGCTGGTCCTGCCACATGACTTGAAAGCATGCTGGGCTGGGTTACTGAGAGGCCTTGAGGTGGGCACAAAATAGGGGTTTCCATGGGATTCTTTGAAATTCGTGTGGTCACAGGACTTAGTGGTCACCCGCTGTTGATGGCACTCTTTGCTCTTCCCAGCCTGTGGGCCGAAGCTGACCAACTCCCCCACGGTGATCGTCATGGTGGGCCTGCCTGCCCGGGGCAAGACCTACATCTCCAAGAAGCTGACTCGCTACCTCAACTGGATTGGTGTCCCCACGAAAGGTGAGCTGCTTCCTAAGGCTGGCATGGTCACAGTGGGTACTGTGCTCCCACTCACCAGCCCCTGAAACTGACAAGATGGCGCCTCCTTCTCTAGCTGCTGGGACTCACCTTGCTGGGCCATTTTGGGCTTGCCTGTCCCCTGTAGGGGTGGGCCCTTTGGGCCTGTCATGTGTCTACACACCTCCCCTCCTATTGGGGTCTTTTCTCACTGGCCTCTGTCATTCCCACTGCCAAGGTCCTGCCCAGCTCAGCCCTCACCTCCTTTAGGACACGTCCATGTGGACCACTTCCCTTGGAGTCCCCATAGCACTTGGTGTGACATTCCTCTACTGTCATGAAGTGCTCCCTACCATTGATTGTTTTTATgaatctttgcctggttttcccaCCTACATGGGAAATGTCTTGGGGGTGGGACAGATTTTTATGCCAGCTGTCCCTGACGGTGCCCAGCATAGGGCTTCATACAGCAAGTTCCTGGTAAGTTTAATGCATCCCCCAACATCAGCTGTAGCAGCAGAAGAGTGGCTGATTTGGGCCTGGTAGTGTGTGCGTGAAACCCCCCTCGCCTGGATTCCATTGGCAGAAATCAGCACCCCTGTTTTGCTGGCGAGTGGCTGCTGCCTCTTTGGTCAGTCCTGGCCTGCTGTCCCCGACCTTGTGAAGCTGGGCATAGGGGACACCCTCCAGGAAGGTAGGCTGTGGGAGCCATGTTTGCCCTGGGAGACACTGGGTGGCCTTCTCCATGGATATGAAGGCCTTCTCCTTCAGCCCTGGAGGTGGACACCCACTTCcttgtttccatgtcttagcaGAATCTTGTCCAAGTCAGCATGTGTGTTGGTTTGGTGCCCTTGTTGGAGACAGTCCTCCCAGTGGTGAGGGGCCCCCTTCCTGGTGGTCAGCTCGGTCCTTTCCTTCCACCCACAGTGTTCAACGTGGGCGAGTACCGCCGTGAGGCCGTGAAGCAGTACAGCTCCTACAGCTTCTTCCGCCCCGACAACGAGGAAGCCATGAAAGTCCGGAAGTACGGCCTGAGCTGCCGTGGGGGGGCCTTGGAGTTTGGTGTGGTTTGCTTTTGAAAGCCAGGTTCTGTAACAGAGGAAGCTGGCCTGCCGTGGCTCTCCCCTGGGgcctgatctctgtgtgtctttggACAAGTCTCCTGGTCTCTCTGAGGCTCGTTCCTTCCACCCATCCACTCGCAGGTGGTTGGATTCAGCTGATGTGGTACAGATCAACAACGACTCATTAAGAATGAACAAAATTCAGAGAAGGGAAATCATCTGTTCACATTTgaaagggaattttttttaagcCCAGGTGATCATGAAACCTAAGTGCAGTGGTGTTCAACCCTGGCTGCACTTTAGGGTCACCTGGGATCTTGGAAAGATCCGATGCCAGCCCTACCCTAGAGCAGGAAAGTGAGAATCTGTGGGTGGGACCTGGGCATCAGTCTTTTAAAAGCCCCTTGGGGATCTCAGTGTGCAGCCTGGCGTGAGCCCCCTTTTCGAGGGCGACCACAGCTGTTTGGCAGAGCTCCAACTGGACAGCCCTGGCCGGCCTGAGCAGCAGAACAGTCGGATTGCTAGTTACTCTGCTTAGTGGGGAGGGAGCGGTTGCTTGGGCTCCCTGTGAACTGGACCGGCCCTGAGGCAGGCATTCTCTTTCTGTGTGTTGTAGGCAGTGTGCTCTGGCTGCCTTGAGAGATGTCGAAAGTTACCTGGTGAAGGAGGGGGGCCAAATGGCAGTAAGTCTGGGAACACATCCGTCCATCTCCAGGCTGGGGTGGGATGGTGCCCTGGAAAGAGCGACACTGAGATAGACTGGCCTGAGCAGTGCTGAGAGCTATTGTGGGGACACCTCAAATGGGGACAGAAGCCTCTGGCCTGCAAGGTGAGGGAAGCAGGCGGCCAGAGCAGCACAAGGACCCAGGAAGGAGGGCAGTGGGGGCAGACTCAGGGGCACCAGCTGGTGTGCAGCCAGGCAGCACCCACGAGACAGACAAGGCTTGGGGCAGCCAGGGTCCCCTCCATAGGCATGCTTCTCTGCATATTACTATTGTCCCTTTGCTCTCAGGACCCTTCCTACCCCTCCCCTTCCGTCCCTGAGTTCTGGAGgtggtggggacagtgggcagggCACAGTCTCTCCTGGAACCATATTTTTGGCTTATTCCTGGAGGTGGCAATACCTGACCTACTTCATTGGTTTGCTAAATATTGTTAAACTCAGACTTGGATTATCATTAgcctttctttctccctattaGGTTTTCGATGCCACCAATACTACTAGAGAGAGGAGACATATGATTCTTCATTTTGCCAAAGAAAATGGTTTCAAGGTGAGCCAGACTCCTTGTTTTACCTCGGAACACTCAGGAGCGAGGAAAATCGCTCAGCGGTGGGCTGATTCCTGTGTTGGGGGCACCTCTTCTCCATGCTTGGCGCTTCATCTCCCGCTGCCCTCATTTGCTGCCTGCAGATTGGGCCCTCCTGCTGGGGGCTCTTAAGGAGGGAGGAGCATCCTCTGTTGGGGAGGACGAGGACTCGGGATTGAGCAGGTGGTTCTTCTATGTATTTGGGGATTATGAATGGGGTCCTTCCTCCTGGAATGGCTGATAACATTACACAATCCCAAAGCTGGCCCATCGTGTTTCTGTATTTGTCGTTTTCtaacatttctgttttgtttcctccCAGGTATTCTTCATCGAGTCTGTGTGTGATGACCCTACAGTCGTAGCTTCCAACATCATGGTAAGACAATGCAGGACTCTAGCCTGGCAGTCTGAGAAGGGTGGGAAGCCAGGTCAGGCCTGGAGGAGTAACTAGACCCTGAGAACAAGCTGGCTCTTCCAGCTTGTGGTTTTGTCTTAGAGGTGGGATCTGGGGAGGTCTGGAGTACAGAGCAGTGATTAACTTAGAAGCACATTCTATGACCTGGAGTGGCTTTATCCAGGGTGCTTTCAGACAGTGGGCAGAAAGCTGCCTTTGTGGGACATAAGAGATAAAGCAGATATCTGGAACAGTTTCTGTGGGTGGCAGTAACGTGGCATCTGGGTGGTAATGTGGCTACTTGGGGCAAAGGACAGTTCCCCCTCAATGGAAAGGAGGCAGCAGGCTGGTGGCTTCTGCTGTTAAGGTCCCTTGTAGGTGAGAATGGTTGTGTACTGACAGAATCACATAGGATTCAGCAGACTGAAGGCAGAACCCCCAAGTTTGGGAAGAACGGGGATGGTAAAACTACCTTCCTACTCATGTACCTACAGCCATACCCTCCCCTGTTCCTATGCCAGTGGGAAGTTGCCTGGATAAGCTGAGGGTAATTGGCAGCTTAATTTGATCAATTCTTAAATTAATTCACTTGTCAACAATATACCGTAAACAGCAATGGTTGCTATGAAGACTTTACCACAAGTCACATTCTCATGGGACAGATAATTTTCTGTCCAGCATAAATACATTAGAGTAACACGTATCAAGGAAAAGTGGGTCTGATAGATCCGGGGGAATCGCTGTGGTAGTGCCATGTACAAGTGTGCACCTTCCAGGGATGCTGAGCACTTACTAGCTTCTGGTGTGGGGCTTTTTCTCCAAGGAAGTGGGGATATTTACAAACATTTCTAAGAAATGAGTTCGTATTTAAGGAAGGGCTATTCAACTTGTGGAAAAGCAGTCCAGATTAGTTTCAGCAGGTCCAAGAGGCTCAAAGCATGAGGAAATAGAAGTTGCCATAATCTATCTAACCAAAGAGctttattgtctgtttttttttttttagttctacaTTCTACTTGTAGTGAAGCAAAGTGCAGCTGTAGCCTCTTTCTCCCCATGAACAGTCACCATGTGCTTGGCTAAGAAGCTCACCGTTTAGCTTGTGCTCTGTCAAACCATTATTTGCCTGACCCTCCGTGTTCAGAAATCTTGTTCTCTGATTAAGTCTCACAGCCTCTTGGCAGCCTACGCTTTCCGCTGTGCTCTTCATGTGGTGGCTGTGTTGCAAAGAAAACAATTCAtgaacttagattttttttttgtggtaaacacaacataaaatttaccatctgagCCATTTATAAGTGTTCAATTTTGTGGCATTCAGCACATTCTTGTGTTGTGCAACCAtcgccaccatccatctccagaacttttcatcttccCAGACTGAGACTCTGCACCCAGGAAGCAGCAAGTCCCCATTGAACTTGGGTTTTTGCAGAGTGGCTGCTTCTCTGCCATGGCCATGGTAGTGGTTGTGGAAGAAAAGAGCTCATGCAGTAAAAATTCTGAGTTTCCCTAAAATCTGCCAGCTTTCTCAGACCTATTGCTCAGTTATAGAGGACCACAGGCCCGGGTGTTTCTCCGCCATCTCCTTCCCATGGGAGTAAACCTTGGAAAAGACTGGGTGTGTGGTAGAGCAGCGTCAATCAGGGACCAGTTCCAAGCATGTGTTGCCCCTGTGGGTGGTGGAGGAGGAAACCTGCCTGGCATGCAGGGCCAGGGGCATTGCTGGCAACTCCCCAGTGCCCCTCTGCTAACTGACAAGCCTGCTCACCATGTGGGGAAGGTTTTATATGCTTATGTGGAACCCAGGTGAATTGAGGACCAGGCTGTCTGCTTGTGACTTGGCTACAGGGCTGACCCCGAACTGTGGCCCTTCAGAGGTGTCCATTAGAGTCCTCCTGGCTTgctgtctgcctccctccccaccggcaGTGATTCCCCCTGTAATCATAGGGCTGTGACTCAGCCCCCAGagtacttctttttttctcttaattgctGGGTGGGATCATTGTTATTCTGATCCTGTCTGTACTCCCTGGTTGTAAGCCCCAAATCCTGCTTTGTCTAAGCAGAAAGCCCCCAGCATGATTCATCAGCTGCCTCTTTGTGGCATTGCAGGAAGTAAAAATCTCCAGCCCGGATTACAAGGACTGCAACTCAGCAGAAGCTATGGATGACTTCATGAAGAGAATTAGTTGCTATGAGGCCAGCTATCAGCCCCTGGACCCGGATAAATGTGACAGGTATTTCCTAAGAGGTGGTCATCTCTGAATCACCTACTTGAGGGCTTCTAATGTTTTCTTGGTGTTCCCACAAATCATCTGCTCCTAGATACTTTAATAAACTCTCCTTTaaaatacctttataaaaaaGCCTTGATGACATATTCAGGGTAACTATTTCGGACACTAAGCAAAACATCTGGAGAGTCTTCCTCCTGTCCCCGTGATAGTCAATTTACTTCCTTTCCattctgtctcttctctcccCCTCTTCTGAGAGGTCAGCCAGCCTTCTGACCACACACGCTGCCATAGACAAAGCCCACTCGTGCTCTCTGACTTGCTGAGGAAGCAGATTCAGTCTGTGCCCTCAGGGACCTCACAGCCCGATGTGCTTCTGTGGGAGCTGAGCCTGTGTACTAGGTCTGGGCTGGGGATTTACACTGGGCTGGCTGGGCTGCTGGGGGTGTTCTAATTAGCTGGTTGCCTTCTATGCAGAGATCTGTCCCTGATTAAGGTGATCGATGTGGGCCGGCGGTTCTTGGTGAACAGAGTTCAGGACCACATTCAGAGCCGAATTGTATACTACCTGATGAATATCCACGTGCAGCCTCGTACCATCTACCTGTGTCGGCACGGAGAGAGTGAGCACAACCTTCAGGGGAAGATCGGAGGAGACTCGGGCCTTTCCAGCAGGGGCAGGAAGGTAGGAGAGGGGCAGGGGCATGGCGGCAGCTtggaggaaggggctggggagagtgTCCCCCAACTGTTCTTAGTCCTCCTCACATTGCAATGACATCACAGTGGCACGCCCCTGACGTGCAGTGGGAAGGAGTCCCACACTGCCTCTCCAAGAGGAGCAGGTACCTGAGTCCAGTATGTGCTCTCTCAGTTTGCCAACGCTCTGAGCACGTTTTTGGAGGAGCAGAACCTAAAGGATCTCAGGGTGTGGACCAGCCAGCTGAAAAGTACCATCCAGACGGCAGAAGCCCTTCAGCTTCCCTATGAGCAGTGGAAGGCACTCAACGAAATCGATGCTGTGAGTCTGGCTGTGGCTCTAACCTGGGGGTGGGAGCCAGATGGGTGGCCTCTTCCCACCAAGTGTGCCTGAGGTCCCGAAAGTGCTTTCAGACCCACACGTGCTGCATCAACCACCTCTAGGAGGCCATTTGGGGCATTCTCCTTGAGTGACCTGGGTGTTTCTGCTAGGGCGTTTGTGAGGAGATGACCTACGAGGAGATCAAGGACACCTACCCTGAGGAGTACGTCCTGCGAGAGCAGGACAAATATTACTACCGCTACCCCACCGGGGAGGTAAGTGAGCTGGCAGGTCCACACCTGCTCTCCCTCCATCCCAACTCGTTGGTTCACGTGGGATGATGACCAGGTGTGTGCTATGCATGGAGGGGCTCCTCACAGTCCTTCCAAGGCCAGGAGAGGGTGTGGGGTCTGATGGACCCATTACTGATGACAGTACTGTGAGCCATGTGCTCGGGCAGGTTCTGACATCCAAGCCTGGAGCTGTCCCATGCTCGTCCAGGCAGTTCACCTTTGAATTGGGTCTTCTGATTTGAGCCCTGTGAACAGCTCCAAGAGAAGCTTGTATTTTCCTGTGAGCAGCAGTGAGAGGTGCATCTCCAATAAGCATGCAGGGAAGAGTGACATCATGCGTGATGGTTCTCTCGGCACGAGGGCTCTCCTGGCCTGCGGGTGGGATGGCGCTGGTGGACATGTCTCGTGTGGACTATGCTGACAGTGATGGAGGCACCCCCAAGGGCCTGTGTAGCCAGCCCACTTTGGCTGAGTGAGCAGCTGCTTGGAGCACCAGATGGAGAGTCCAGCATGAGGTGGTCTTGGGTCAGCTGCAGGTCTCAGTATGGGGACACCCCATGGGGGTCCTGCCTGTCCACAGCCAGCCAGCTCAGCCTTTGTCATATTATCTCAGTTCCCTCATGCCTGGGTGTTGCCCTCTTGTCTCAGGCAGAATGCCCTCATGCCCTGGAATCTGCTTAGGAAGAGGAAGGGCATTCAGAGACAATTGTGTGAGTGGGAGTCCAGGTGGTCTCAAAAGTCACAGGCTTGCCCCttgtttttcaatttctttctatTGAGAGAAAATTCACATAATgcaaaattcaccattttaaccattttttaagtgtacagttcagtggcttttagtatatttacagtgCCATGCGTTCAGGTCATCACCACTAACTCTAGAATATTCCATAACTCCAAGAAGAAACCCCATCCTTTGCGGGTCAGTCCCAGTCCCTCCCATCTAGCCCCTGACAACCATGggtctacttcctgtctctggaGTTGCCTGTGCTGGATGCTTCCTATCAGGGGAAATAATTGTGCAgtgtgtggtcttttgtgtctagcGTCCATCACGGTATAGTGTTTTCAAGGCCCATCTACACCATAGCGGGTGTCAGGATTGTGTAGGGTTGTGCCCTCCCCTGTGTAGAGGACTCGGGAAGGGAAGGAGTGAGAGAGGGTGACAGGCTTATGTTCCTCTTGGAGCATTACtcctcacacccttcccacaTGCAGGTGACTTCCCTTTTCTAGGAAGCTGGTTACGTTGGGGCCCCCAGTGCCATAAGGGGTGCAGCACCAAAACCACACAGGCGATCAGTTGATTGATTGGTTGTGTGTGGTTTATAAGGATGGGAGGCAAAGCTCCCATTCTGCTGGCATCCCTGCCCCCCCTACAGCACCCTGTCCCTCTGTCTTTCAGTCCTACCAGGACCTGGTCCAGCGCCTGGAGCCGGTGATCATGGAGCTGGAGCGGCAGGAGAATGTGCTGGTCATCTGCCACCAGGCTGTCCTGCGCTGTCTCCTGGCCTACTTCCTGGACAAGAGTGCAGGTGCCCCTGGCCCCGAAGCTGCttctcctggggcactggggtcTGGTTGCGGCCcccaaagggagggagggaaaggagccTTTGAGTTTGGGGTGCTGAAGACCCATCTTCCTCACCCAGCCTTCACAGATGGTCTGCTGGGCAGCTGAGTGTTAGGGAAGGCCTCTGGCCTTCCCTTGGGAAACTCGCCAGAGCAGTTTGATGCACTATGGGCCTCCCTGCTTCTTGAAACAGCCTCCAAAAGTCCCCATCTACTCACAGCTCAGGGGCTTTGGGTTGTGTGGGGAAGGGCAGCCTCCTCTCAGGAACAGCCAGCCCAGAGAACTAATGAAACTCTTTATAGAGTTCATCTGTGCTGGCCCAAGGATCAGCTGAACCTTGACACACCTGTGCTGCTTGGGGAATGAGTCGTCTGTTTAATTTAGGTCATTGTAGGAGGGTGGGCTTGGGTCGGTTTTGGTTTTATCCTATAGGCTGGGCCTCTTTTCTAGGGCCACCTGCCTTGAGCAGGAGGCCCCAAGGCTGGGACCTGTGGGGGCCGGTGTGGCAGATGCTCTCCTGGGGGCGAGTGCTGCCCTCCAGTCTCCTATCTAAGAGTGGAgcccttctcttctctccagaGGAGATGCCTTACCTGAAGTGCCCCCTCCACACCGTTCTGAAACTGACGCCCGTTGCCTACGGTGAGAGCCTGCCATAGCCCCTGCCCAGCCTGCTGCCCTGGTGGCCATGGGGCCGTCAGGGCCTTCTCCTTTAACCTGAAGCTGACCTCTCTCCTACCCTCATCCAGGTTGCCGGGTAGAATCCATCTACCTGAATGTGGAGTCAGTGAACACGCACCGGGAGAGGTCGGAGGTGGGTGTTAGCCGGAGCGTCCACCTGTTCTCCCCATCCTGTCCTCCACCAGAGGACTGTCATGTGATAGGATGGTGGTTTGCACACTCGGGAAGCCCCTGATTGTGTTGCAGTGCAGTGGGCCTGTGTCGGTGGCTGGCTCTCCCAGAATCAGTTGAATTGGCCAGCCTTCTGGACCTTTCTCAGGATCCATGTGTTCCTACCCTGTCTTTCCGGTGGCTTCTTGgcacctcctttttctttctttccatgttttcttccccaTTCCTACTTGACCCTAGAAGTGAGCATGACAGAGGGAGATACACACTGCTCTGAGCGTAACTGCTGCCTTTCACTTTGGGGTGTCTGACGCTCCTTCCATGGTCTAGATTCCTGGGTAAAGCAGGAGTGGCAGGTGTGCTCCGTCACCTGTGTGTACCTAGGTACAGGATTCTAGGGAAGACAAAGTTGGGACAGAGGACGTGGGCTAGAGAGCAAACAGGATTTGGGAAACAGGCACGAGGGACGGTGGGTGGGAAGTTGTGGCAGGACCCCCCGGTGCCTGGTTGCTTCCGACTGCCACTTGGGGAGGTTGAGGTTTGATGGTCCACCCCATTGGATGTCCCGACAGCAGAGTGGATTTCTGCCAGGTGTGTGTTGTGAAAGCCAGTTTAGACTTGCTTTATACCAACTGTCAGCTGCAGGGCTTTGCCGGCGCCAGACTGACCCTTTCTTTTATATCGAGTGTGACATTCCCTCTGTGCAGGACACTTACCTTTTCCCAAGTTGCTTGGAAGGCTTTGGCATAAAACCCAGCTCCCTCTGGCAGTTGCCTGGCTAACTGACTGAAACAAGCAAGGCTGCCTCCCTTGGCTCTGCACTGTCCCCTCTGACCCAGGGAGCAGAGGCCACTCTGACTTCGGCTCTGAGTGGTAGCTGCCAGCCTGACTCCTGCAGTGGGTGCAGGCCCGAACCCAGCTCCTGTGCCCCCTGGACACTTCACTGTGCAGAACCAGGGCAGCGTCTTGGCAGAGACAGGCCCCAGCTCAGGCTCCTGGGCCATGAGTTACAGAGTGACAGGCCTTGGGGACTTTACAGGCTCCGCTCCGGTCACGGCTCAGTTGGAGGGCTGGTTTGGCCGTTCCTGCCTCCCTTGGGTCTTCTGCATCTGTAGTCCCCTGGCTGGGGTGGAAGCTCGCGTTGATTGTCTTGAGCTGGGGGTAGTTATGGGAGCAGCAGCTGCTCCCGACAGTGCTGCAGATCCTGGCTGGTGCCAGTGGAGGGGGTTGGCATGGCCCAGCCCTTCCCTTCCATTCTGCTGTCCCTGTGGAGTTGCCTGAGTCTCAGGCCCCTCTGCCTCCTTCCTTGGGCTCCCTCGCAACCTCATCATCCTCTGTACGCTCTTCCTGCCTCTGCTGCTGCTTCAGGAACATTGTGATTGTCCCCATGGGTATCTTGGAATGATTCAGGAATGGGGCCCAGGGAGGTCACCCCTTGTTCTCGCCCAAACTCAGGACAGAACAGCGACCCCATGTCCTGTGGAATGGGATCGGTCTTGTCAGTAAAATCCGGGAGCAGGGAAGCAGGGCTTGTTAGGTTTTGGTTTTGCAGCTTGTTTACCTTCCCTCCTCGTAACTGTCGCCTTCTCTCTTTTGTCTTTGTCTCGCTTAGGATGCCAAGAAGGGCCCTACCCCGCTCATGAGACGCAATAGTGTCACCCCACTAGCCAGCCCCGAGCCCACCAAAAAGCCTCGCATCAGCAGCTTTGAGGAGCATGTGGCTCCCACCTCCACTGCCCTGCCTGACTGCCTGCCCCCGGAGGTGCCCGCGCCGCTGCCCGGACAAGTGCGTTCGCCCAGTCCTCCCTTGTGAGCGAGTCTGGAGTATGGAAGGGTGGGGATCGCCCAGTGGGGGCGCAGTGTGGGGAGAGAACTCAGGGAAGCCTTCCGGCTTGTGATGCTGGGAGGTCCCTGTGTGCTGAGCATGGCTGAGTATGCATGCCTCTCTTCCCAGCACAGGAAATGGCCAAGTTTCTGTCCCATTTACATTAGTGAATAGTTTTTCTAAAACAGTTAAAGGCAAAACACCAGTGCCAGAGGCTCCATTTGGCTCTGGGCTGTGGTTGGAGGATATCTTCTGTGTCCCAGGCCCACTGCTCATATTATCCGCTTCGTCCTGTGCTATCACTCTGTTACAGGACAGCTGTATCAGACAGTCCTTAGAGCATGTCCTCTGCAGCTAGCACTGCTGGGTCAGGCTCCAGGCAGACCGACTCCCAGGGTCAGGTGACCTGGAAATAGCCACTTTCTTACACAACATAGCTACTTGAGGTAGTGAAAAACTGGAAAGCAGAAAAACAACTAGATTTCACTTCATACACTGTGAAGATTAAAGACTGAAAGATATTGGCTACTGGGCAGTATTGGTCCCAGAAAACCAGTCTTTTCCTCAGCAACAGCCAAGAACCTTTGCCAGTATATGAGATGCAGAAATCCCCACCCACAAAATTGAGTCATACCCAGGCACCCCTCAACTCCCCCTCAGCTGTGCCTGGTCTCTTAGAAATAAATCACGGGCTATATTTTGTGTTGGATTTAAGAGCCTTGCACTGTGGCCTGCAGATCCTTCCTGCATTTCCCCCAAGCCCATTATATCTGGTGGTGTCTGGAAATGGATGTGGGGAGAGTGCTGTGCAGCCTCTGGCAGGTCCTGAACCTGttcaggcct is a window of Manis pentadactyla isolate mManPen7 chromosome 3, mManPen7.hap1, whole genome shotgun sequence DNA encoding:
- the PFKFB3 gene encoding 6-phosphofructo-2-kinase/fructose-2,6-bisphosphatase 3 isoform X7, producing the protein MRWRRSPVSPAACGPKLTNSPTVIVMVGLPARGKTYISKKLTRYLNWIGVPTKVFNVGEYRREAVKQYSSYSFFRPDNEEAMKVRKQCALAALRDVESYLVKEGGQMAVFDATNTTRERRHMILHFAKENGFKVFFIESVCDDPTVVASNIMEVKISSPDYKDCNSAEAMDDFMKRISCYEASYQPLDPDKCDRDLSLIKVIDVGRRFLVNRVQDHIQSRIVYYLMNIHVQPRTIYLCRHGESEHNLQGKIGGDSGLSSRGRKFANALSTFLEEQNLKDLRVWTSQLKSTIQTAEALQLPYEQWKALNEIDAGVCEEMTYEEIKDTYPEEYVLREQDKYYYRYPTGESYQDLVQRLEPVIMELERQENVLVICHQAVLRCLLAYFLDKSAEEMPYLKCPLHTVLKLTPVAYGCRVESIYLNVESVNTHRERSEDAKKGPTPLMRRNSVTPLASPEPTKKPRISSFEEHVAPTSTALPDCLPPEVPAPLPGQPLLGKACLRTVCHIFSKFSPY
- the PFKFB3 gene encoding 6-phosphofructo-2-kinase/fructose-2,6-bisphosphatase 3 isoform X2, with the translated sequence MPLELTQSRVQKIWIPVDHRPSLPRSCGPKLTNSPTVIVMVGLPARGKTYISKKLTRYLNWIGVPTKVFNVGEYRREAVKQYSSYSFFRPDNEEAMKVRKQCALAALRDVESYLVKEGGQMAVFDATNTTRERRHMILHFAKENGFKVFFIESVCDDPTVVASNIMEVKISSPDYKDCNSAEAMDDFMKRISCYEASYQPLDPDKCDRDLSLIKVIDVGRRFLVNRVQDHIQSRIVYYLMNIHVQPRTIYLCRHGESEHNLQGKIGGDSGLSSRGRKFANALSTFLEEQNLKDLRVWTSQLKSTIQTAEALQLPYEQWKALNEIDAGVCEEMTYEEIKDTYPEEYVLREQDKYYYRYPTGESYQDLVQRLEPVIMELERQENVLVICHQAVLRCLLAYFLDKSAEEMPYLKCPLHTVLKLTPVAYGCRVESIYLNVESVNTHRERSEDAKKGPTPLMRRNSVTPLASPEPTKKPRISSFEEHVAPTSTALPDCLPPEVPAPLPGQPLLGKACFLSHAAASCG